In a genomic window of Scyliorhinus torazame isolate Kashiwa2021f chromosome 5, sScyTor2.1, whole genome shotgun sequence:
- the LOC140418265 gene encoding uncharacterized protein — MEKPWKCGDCGKGYRSPYELKIHQRSHTGERPFTCPQCGKGFIDSSALQKHQRIHTGERPFLCSQCGKGFLSSSALRKHQRIHTGEKPFTCSPCGKGFHDLSNLRKHQRVHTGERPFTCSHCGQGFTQSSSLQTHQRVHTGEKPFTCSQCGHRFRASSALLKHQRIHTGERPFICSQCGKGFIDSPALQKHQRIHTGERPFTCSQCGKGFIDSSVLRKHQRVHTGERPFTCSQCGKGFSDSSVLRKHQRIHTREKPFTSS, encoded by the coding sequence atggagaaaccgtggaaatgtggggactgtgggaagggatacagatccccATATGAGCTGaagattcatcaacgcagtcacactggggagaggccattcacctgccctcagtgtgggaaaggattcattgattcatctgccctgcagaaacatcagcgaattcacactggggagaggccattcctctgctctcagtgtgggaagggattcctttcttcatccgccctgcggaaacaccagcgaattcacactggggagaagccattcacctgctctccgtgtgggaagggattccatgatttatccaacctgcggaagcatcagcgagttcacactggtgagcgtcctttcacctgctctcactgtgggcagggattcactcagtcatccagtctgcagacacaccagcgagttcacacaggggagaagccattcacctgctctcagtgtgggcacagATTCAGAGCTTCATCCGCTCTgctgaaacatcagcgaattcacactggggagaggccattcatctgctctcagtgcggaaagggattcattgattcacccgccttgcagaaacatcagcgaattcacactggggaaaggccattcacctgctctcagtgtgggaagggattcattgattcatccgtcctgcggaaacatcagcgagttcacactggggagaggccgttcacctgctctcagtgtgggaagggattcagtgattcatccgtcctgcggaaacatcagcgaattcacactagggagaagccattcacctcctcttag